One Cyprinus carpio isolate SPL01 chromosome B25, ASM1834038v1, whole genome shotgun sequence genomic region harbors:
- the LOC109086323 gene encoding nucleosome assembly protein 1-like 4 isoform X1 produces MDRKNEKSEAKGKGGNKHFQSDKPEGFLQAERTLNFHLLPKTVKRRVYALKRLQLQSANIEAKFYEEVHELERKYAGLYQPNFDKRRDIVAGAVEPTDEECEWQSDREEEELAEDLQKKAALEEKQADSAGADDPRGVPEFWLTIFKRVDMLAEMLQEHDEPILKHLQDITVKFSEPGQPMSFTLEFYFEPNSYFSNTVLTKVYKMKSEPDAEDPFSFEGPEIIDCEGCKIDWHKGKDVTVRIVKKKQKHKGRGTVRTVTKEVPQESFFNFFNPEKASPDGMDVDLDFTLTTDFEIGHFFRERVIPRAVLYFTGEALEDDESYEEEDLEEGEEEDLDDEGEEEDEGDFDPTKDPPPAECKQQ; encoded by the exons ATGgatagaaaaaatgaaaagagtGAAGCCAAAG GCAAAGGaggaaataaacattttcagtcCGACAAACCAGAGGGCTTTTTACAAGCAGAAAG AACACTGAATTTCCATCTCCTACCTAAGACTGTAAAGAGAAGAGTTTATGCCCTGAAGAGGCTCCAGCTCCAGAGCGCCAACATAGAGGCCAAGTTCTATGAAGAAGTCCATGAGCTCGAGAGGAAGTATGCTGGCCTCTACCAGCCCAACTTTGACAAG AGACGGGATATTGTGGCTGGCGCTGTTGAACCCACAGATGAGGAATGCGAATGGCAAAGTGACCGGGAGGAAGAGGAGCTTGCT GAAGATTTGCAGAAAAAAGCTGCTCTGGAGGAGAAGCAGGCAGATTCAGCCGGAGCCGATGATCCGAGAGGAGTCCCGGAGTTCTGGCTCACCATCTTCAAACGTGTGGATATGCTGGCAGAAATGCTGCAG GAGCATGATGAGCCGATCCTGAAACACCTGCAGGACATCACTGTGAAGTTTTCGGAGCCTGGACAGCCGATG AGTTTCACGTTAGAGTTCTACTTCGAGCCCAACAGCTACTTCAGTAACACGGTCCTCACTAAAGTCTACAAGATGAAATCAGAGCCGGACGCAGAAGATCCATTCTCATTCGAGGGCCCGGAGATCATAGACTGTGAAGG TTGTAAGATTGACTGGCACAAAGGCAAAGACGTGACGGTCAGAATTGttaagaagaagcagaaacacaAAGGCAGAGGGACGGTTCGGACGGTCACCAAAGAGGTTCCTCAGGAATCATTCTTCAACTTCTTCAATCCGGAGAAAG cGTCGCCTGATGGAATG gATGTAGACTTGGACTTCACTCTAACTACAGATTTTGAGATCGGACACTTCTTCCGAGAGCGGGTCATTCCCAGAGCGGTGCTTTATTTCACTGGAGAGGCCTTAGAGGACGACGAGAGT TATGAAGAGGAGGATCTtgaagagggagaggaggag GATCTGGATGACGAAGGTGAAGAAGAGGATGAGGGAGATTTTGATCCCACG AAAGACCCTCCGCCTGCAGAGTGCAAACAGCAGTAA
- the LOC109086323 gene encoding nucleosome assembly protein 1-like 4 isoform X2, which produces MDRKNEKSEAKGKGGNKHFQSDKPEGFLQAERTLNFHLLPKTVKRRVYALKRLQLQSANIEAKFYEEVHELERKYAGLYQPNFDKRRDIVAGAVEPTDEECEWQSDREEEELAEDLQKKAALEEKQADSAGADDPRGVPEFWLTIFKRVDMLAEMLQEHDEPILKHLQDITVKFSEPGQPMSFTLEFYFEPNSYFSNTVLTKVYKMKSEPDAEDPFSFEGPEIIDCEGCKIDWHKGKDVTVRIVKKKQKHKGRGTVRTVTKEVPQESFFNFFNPEKASPDGMDVDLDFTLTTDFEIGHFFRERVIPRAVLYFTGEALEDDESYEEEDLEEGEEEDLDDEGEEEDEGDFDPTVRDT; this is translated from the exons ATGgatagaaaaaatgaaaagagtGAAGCCAAAG GCAAAGGaggaaataaacattttcagtcCGACAAACCAGAGGGCTTTTTACAAGCAGAAAG AACACTGAATTTCCATCTCCTACCTAAGACTGTAAAGAGAAGAGTTTATGCCCTGAAGAGGCTCCAGCTCCAGAGCGCCAACATAGAGGCCAAGTTCTATGAAGAAGTCCATGAGCTCGAGAGGAAGTATGCTGGCCTCTACCAGCCCAACTTTGACAAG AGACGGGATATTGTGGCTGGCGCTGTTGAACCCACAGATGAGGAATGCGAATGGCAAAGTGACCGGGAGGAAGAGGAGCTTGCT GAAGATTTGCAGAAAAAAGCTGCTCTGGAGGAGAAGCAGGCAGATTCAGCCGGAGCCGATGATCCGAGAGGAGTCCCGGAGTTCTGGCTCACCATCTTCAAACGTGTGGATATGCTGGCAGAAATGCTGCAG GAGCATGATGAGCCGATCCTGAAACACCTGCAGGACATCACTGTGAAGTTTTCGGAGCCTGGACAGCCGATG AGTTTCACGTTAGAGTTCTACTTCGAGCCCAACAGCTACTTCAGTAACACGGTCCTCACTAAAGTCTACAAGATGAAATCAGAGCCGGACGCAGAAGATCCATTCTCATTCGAGGGCCCGGAGATCATAGACTGTGAAGG TTGTAAGATTGACTGGCACAAAGGCAAAGACGTGACGGTCAGAATTGttaagaagaagcagaaacacaAAGGCAGAGGGACGGTTCGGACGGTCACCAAAGAGGTTCCTCAGGAATCATTCTTCAACTTCTTCAATCCGGAGAAAG cGTCGCCTGATGGAATG gATGTAGACTTGGACTTCACTCTAACTACAGATTTTGAGATCGGACACTTCTTCCGAGAGCGGGTCATTCCCAGAGCGGTGCTTTATTTCACTGGAGAGGCCTTAGAGGACGACGAGAGT TATGAAGAGGAGGATCTtgaagagggagaggaggag GATCTGGATGACGAAGGTGAAGAAGAGGATGAGGGAGATTTTGATCCCACG GTAAGAGACACTTGA
- the LOC109086323 gene encoding nucleosome assembly protein 1-like 4 isoform X3, with protein sequence MDRKNEKSEAKGKGGNKHFQSDKPEGFLQAERTLNFHLLPKTVKRRVYALKRLQLQSANIEAKFYEEVHELERKYAGLYQPNFDKRRDIVAGAVEPTDEECEWQSDREEEELAEDLQKKAALEEKQADSAGADDPRGVPEFWLTIFKRVDMLAEMLQEHDEPILKHLQDITVKFSEPGQPMSFTLEFYFEPNSYFSNTVLTKVYKMKSEPDAEDPFSFEGPEIIDCEGCKIDWHKGKDVTVRIVKKKQKHKGRGTVRTVTKEVPQESFFNFFNPEKASPDGMDVDLDFTLTTDFEIGHFFRERVIPRAVLYFTGEALEDDESYEEEDLEEGEEEDLDDEGEEEDEGDFDPTA encoded by the exons ATGgatagaaaaaatgaaaagagtGAAGCCAAAG GCAAAGGaggaaataaacattttcagtcCGACAAACCAGAGGGCTTTTTACAAGCAGAAAG AACACTGAATTTCCATCTCCTACCTAAGACTGTAAAGAGAAGAGTTTATGCCCTGAAGAGGCTCCAGCTCCAGAGCGCCAACATAGAGGCCAAGTTCTATGAAGAAGTCCATGAGCTCGAGAGGAAGTATGCTGGCCTCTACCAGCCCAACTTTGACAAG AGACGGGATATTGTGGCTGGCGCTGTTGAACCCACAGATGAGGAATGCGAATGGCAAAGTGACCGGGAGGAAGAGGAGCTTGCT GAAGATTTGCAGAAAAAAGCTGCTCTGGAGGAGAAGCAGGCAGATTCAGCCGGAGCCGATGATCCGAGAGGAGTCCCGGAGTTCTGGCTCACCATCTTCAAACGTGTGGATATGCTGGCAGAAATGCTGCAG GAGCATGATGAGCCGATCCTGAAACACCTGCAGGACATCACTGTGAAGTTTTCGGAGCCTGGACAGCCGATG AGTTTCACGTTAGAGTTCTACTTCGAGCCCAACAGCTACTTCAGTAACACGGTCCTCACTAAAGTCTACAAGATGAAATCAGAGCCGGACGCAGAAGATCCATTCTCATTCGAGGGCCCGGAGATCATAGACTGTGAAGG TTGTAAGATTGACTGGCACAAAGGCAAAGACGTGACGGTCAGAATTGttaagaagaagcagaaacacaAAGGCAGAGGGACGGTTCGGACGGTCACCAAAGAGGTTCCTCAGGAATCATTCTTCAACTTCTTCAATCCGGAGAAAG cGTCGCCTGATGGAATG gATGTAGACTTGGACTTCACTCTAACTACAGATTTTGAGATCGGACACTTCTTCCGAGAGCGGGTCATTCCCAGAGCGGTGCTTTATTTCACTGGAGAGGCCTTAGAGGACGACGAGAGT TATGAAGAGGAGGATCTtgaagagggagaggaggag GATCTGGATGACGAAGGTGAAGAAGAGGATGAGGGAGATTTTGATCCCACG GCATAA